The following proteins come from a genomic window of Limnohabitans sp. 103DPR2:
- a CDS encoding ATP-binding protein, with translation MSNNIEKLLERAVLMLERLERVLPQPLSQPDWNEAIAWRYRKRASGHGVLEGVRHVSDMSLNDLQEIDGQKEKLQQNTLQFVQGLPANNVLLTGSRGTGKSSLIKACLNAYAAQGLRLIEVDKDDLTDLPDIVDVVAGRPEKFIIFCDDLSFEDGEGGYKALKSILDGSVAAATPNVLIYATSNRRHLLPEHMKDNLTYTHTEDGEVHPGEVIEEKISLSERFGLWISFYPFSQDEYLTIVAQWLKSLGASEAVIQTSGPEALVWALERGSRSGRVAYQFARDYMGRMGPSPTASIHRSL, from the coding sequence ATGAGCAACAACATTGAAAAGCTTTTAGAGCGTGCAGTGCTGATGTTGGAGCGCTTGGAGCGCGTCTTGCCGCAACCCCTCAGCCAGCCCGACTGGAACGAAGCCATTGCTTGGCGTTATCGCAAGCGTGCGTCGGGCCATGGTGTGTTGGAAGGCGTTCGCCATGTGTCCGACATGAGTCTCAATGACCTGCAAGAAATTGACGGTCAAAAAGAAAAACTGCAACAAAACACTTTGCAATTTGTGCAGGGCTTGCCCGCCAACAATGTGCTGCTGACAGGTTCGCGTGGCACCGGTAAATCATCGTTGATCAAAGCCTGTTTGAACGCCTATGCGGCGCAAGGCTTGCGCCTCATCGAAGTTGACAAAGACGACCTGACTGATTTGCCCGACATCGTGGATGTGGTGGCCGGACGTCCCGAAAAGTTCATCATCTTCTGCGACGATTTGAGCTTTGAAGATGGCGAGGGCGGTTACAAGGCTTTGAAATCCATCCTCGATGGCTCGGTGGCCGCAGCCACTCCCAATGTGTTGATTTACGCCACCAGCAATCGCCGTCATTTGTTGCCCGAGCACATGAAGGACAACCTCACCTACACCCATACCGAAGACGGTGAAGTTCATCCAGGTGAAGTGATTGAAGAAAAGATTTCTTTGTCTGAGCGATTTGGTTTGTGGATCAGCTTCTATCCCTTCTCGCAAGACGAGTACCTCACCATCGTGGCGCAGTGGCTCAAGTCGCTGGGCGCCTCAGAGGCGGTCATTCAAACCTCTGGCCCTGAGGCCTTGGTCTGGGCATTGGAGCGTGGTTCACGCAGTGGTCGTGTGGCGTATCAGTTTGCGCGCGACTACATGGGCCGCATGGGTCCATCGCCCACTGCCAGCATCCATCGCAGTTTGTGA
- the zapD gene encoding cell division protein ZapD, translating into MILYEYPLNERIRTYLRLQHLFARFNKLCQRTEALDHHYALTTIFEIMEVASRSELKSEILKDIERHKQQLNAYRGNPSISEQALDLIIEQLDQRFETLNSMVGKMGSALNESEFLNSIRSRTAIPGGTCEFDLPAYHAWQHHTPAARQANLYEWSQHFAPLATSIQLMLKMLRESGSTQKVMATGGQLQQNLPQGRNFQLLRLRIDDSLNLTPEISCNRLLVVIRLMQQQEDGKLLASKEDTPFEMTLCA; encoded by the coding sequence GTGATACTTTACGAATACCCCCTCAACGAACGCATCCGAACTTATTTGCGCCTGCAACATTTGTTCGCGCGCTTCAACAAGCTTTGCCAACGTACCGAGGCTTTGGACCATCACTATGCGCTCACCACGATTTTTGAAATCATGGAAGTGGCTTCACGCTCCGAACTTAAATCTGAAATTCTCAAAGACATTGAGCGTCACAAACAACAGCTCAATGCCTACCGCGGCAACCCCTCCATTTCCGAGCAAGCACTCGATCTCATCATCGAGCAATTGGACCAACGCTTTGAAACCCTCAACAGCATGGTTGGCAAGATGGGCAGCGCACTCAACGAAAGTGAATTCCTCAACAGCATTCGCAGCCGCACAGCCATTCCGGGTGGCACCTGTGAGTTTGATTTGCCGGCCTACCATGCATGGCAACACCACACCCCCGCAGCTCGCCAAGCCAACTTGTACGAGTGGTCTCAACACTTTGCGCCTTTGGCCACGTCCATTCAGCTCATGCTGAAAATGTTACGTGAGTCGGGCAGCACCCAAAAGGTCATGGCCACAGGCGGGCAGCTGCAACAAAATCTACCGCAAGGTCGTAACTTTCAATTGTTGCGACTGCGCATTGACGACAGCCTGAACCTCACACCCGAGATCAGCTGCAACCGTTTGCTGGTGGTCATTCGCCTCATGCAACAACAAGAAGACGGCAAGTTGTTGGCCAGCAAAGAAGACACCCCCTTCGAAATGACACTCTGCGCCTAA
- the argJ gene encoding bifunctional glutamate N-acetyltransferase/amino-acid acetyltransferase ArgJ, with protein sequence MTVNLQAPNPANILAVPGVRLGIAEAGVRKVGRKDLTVILLDEGSAVAGVFTQNRYCAAPVQVCREHLKQVTSAVDSQIRALVINTGNANAGTGAKGLADARATADALAGLLNIKPQQVLPFSTGVIMENLPVDRIVAGMPAALADAQAAHWAKAAEGIMTTDTVPKAFSQQVFLSGQTVTITGISKGAGMIRPNMATMLGFLATDANIDPALLPALATDLANASFNRITIDGDTSTNDSFMVMATRKATHAVISDWHSADGQTLRAALLSVAQHLAHAIVRDGEGATKFITIRVEGGKTSEECRLAAYAIAHSPLVKTAFFASDPNLGRILAAVGYAGIQDLDQDLIGLHLDDVCVVKNGGRNPDYQEADGQRVMKQSEITIRVHLGRGNAVDTVWTCDLSHDYVSINADYRS encoded by the coding sequence ATGACTGTGAACCTGCAAGCTCCCAATCCCGCCAACATCTTGGCAGTTCCTGGCGTGCGTCTGGGCATTGCCGAAGCGGGTGTCCGCAAAGTGGGGCGCAAAGACCTGACCGTGATCTTGTTGGATGAAGGCAGTGCTGTGGCCGGCGTGTTCACGCAAAACAGATATTGCGCAGCACCGGTCCAAGTTTGTCGCGAGCATTTGAAGCAAGTGACTTCAGCCGTTGATTCGCAAATTCGCGCACTGGTCATCAACACCGGCAACGCGAATGCGGGCACAGGCGCCAAAGGCTTGGCCGATGCGCGCGCTACTGCAGATGCATTGGCGGGTTTGCTCAACATCAAGCCACAACAGGTCTTGCCGTTTTCCACAGGCGTGATCATGGAAAACTTGCCCGTCGATCGCATCGTGGCGGGCATGCCTGCTGCATTGGCCGACGCACAAGCCGCGCATTGGGCCAAAGCAGCCGAAGGCATCATGACCACCGACACGGTGCCCAAGGCTTTCAGTCAGCAAGTGTTCTTGTCAGGCCAAACTGTCACCATCACCGGCATTAGCAAAGGTGCAGGCATGATTCGACCCAACATGGCCACCATGCTGGGCTTCTTGGCCACCGATGCCAACATCGATCCTGCATTGTTGCCAGCCTTGGCCACCGATTTGGCCAACGCATCTTTCAATCGCATCACCATCGATGGCGATACCTCCACCAATGACTCTTTCATGGTGATGGCCACACGCAAAGCCACGCATGCCGTGATCAGCGATTGGCATTCGGCCGACGGCCAAACTTTGCGCGCTGCTTTGTTGTCCGTTGCACAACATTTGGCGCATGCCATCGTGCGCGACGGCGAAGGTGCAACCAAGTTCATCACCATTCGGGTGGAGGGCGGCAAAACTTCTGAAGAGTGTCGTTTGGCGGCATACGCCATTGCCCATTCACCCTTGGTCAAAACCGCCTTCTTCGCCAGTGACCCCAACCTGGGCCGCATTTTGGCAGCCGTGGGCTATGCGGGCATTCAAGACCTCGATCAAGATTTGATTGGCTTGCATTTAGACGATGTGTGCGTTGTGAAAAACGGTGGTCGCAATCCAGACTACCAAGAGGCCGATGGCCAACGCGTCATGAAACAAAGTGAAATCACCATCCGAGTTCATTTAGGCCGCGGCAACGCTGTTGACACGGTCTGGACATGCGACCTGAGCCACGACTACGTGTCCATCAACGCGGACTACCGTTCATGA
- the secA gene encoding preprotein translocase subunit SecA, with amino-acid sequence MATNFLTKIFGSRNDRLIKQYRKTVALINGLEAQFEALSDDQLRAKTDEFRTRVAQGETLDAILPEAFAVVREGSKRVMKMRHFDVQMIGGIALHNGKISEMRTGEGKTLTATLAVYLNALANKGVHVVTVNDYLASRDAQWMGKLYNFLGMSVGINLPQLSREEKQAAYNADITYGTNNEFGFDYLRDNMVYEAKDRVQRGLNYAIVDEVDSILIDEARTPLIISGQADDHTAQYVAMNQVVPMLTRQEGEADPRTGEGITKPGDFTVDEKSHQVFLTEQGHENAERILASAGLIPEGASLYDPANIALMHHLTAALRANHIYHRDQHYVVQEGEIVIVDEFTGRLMTGRRWSDGLHQAVEAKEGVAIQAENQTMASITFQNYFRLYGKLGGMTGTADTEAYEFQEIYGLETVVVPPNRISRREDQLDRVYKSSPEKYNAAIADIRECFERGQPVLVGTTSIENSELISEMLTKAKLPHQVLNAKQHAREADIVAQAGRPGMITIATNMAGRGTDIVLGGNIEKAVQEVEADESLDAQARQEKIAALRTEWLTVHEQVKSLGGLRIIATERHESRRIDNQLRGRSGRQGDPGSSRFYLSLDDPLMRIFAGDRVRAIMDRLKMPEGEAIEAGMVTRSIESAQRKVEARNFDMRKQLLEYDDVSNDQRKVIYQQRNDILDATEMDAQITALREGSFTDLVRQYVPEETVEEQWDLAGLERVLKDDWQIELPLRETVAAATAITDDEILDMVLVAANNAFKVKLDAVGVENFVPFERVVLLQSIDTHWREHLSALDYLRQGIHLRGYAQKQPKQEYKREAFELFGQLLDSVKNEVTRVLMNVRIESSEQIEEAAQVIEERAENISNVTYTAPDEQGAPQTQSDFQSTLLAPVGRNDPCPCGSGKKYKFCHGKLA; translated from the coding sequence ATGGCGACCAATTTTCTGACCAAAATTTTCGGCAGTCGTAATGACCGCTTGATCAAGCAATACCGCAAAACAGTGGCATTGATCAATGGCCTTGAAGCCCAATTCGAAGCCCTGAGCGACGATCAGCTGCGCGCCAAGACCGATGAGTTCCGCACGCGCGTAGCGCAAGGTGAAACACTCGACGCCATCTTGCCTGAAGCTTTTGCGGTGGTTCGTGAAGGCTCCAAGCGTGTCATGAAGATGCGCCACTTCGATGTGCAAATGATTGGCGGTATTGCCTTGCACAACGGCAAGATTTCAGAAATGCGCACGGGCGAGGGCAAGACCCTGACGGCCACCTTGGCGGTGTACCTCAATGCCTTGGCCAACAAAGGTGTGCACGTGGTCACGGTCAACGATTACTTGGCCAGCCGCGATGCCCAGTGGATGGGCAAGCTCTACAACTTCTTGGGCATGAGTGTGGGAATCAATTTGCCGCAACTGTCACGCGAAGAAAAACAAGCGGCCTACAACGCCGACATCACCTACGGTACCAACAACGAATTTGGTTTTGATTACCTGCGCGACAACATGGTCTACGAAGCCAAAGACCGTGTGCAGCGCGGTCTCAACTACGCCATCGTTGACGAGGTGGACTCCATCTTGATCGATGAAGCGCGCACGCCGCTCATCATCAGCGGACAAGCCGATGACCACACTGCGCAGTATGTGGCCATGAACCAAGTGGTGCCCATGCTGACCCGTCAAGAAGGCGAAGCCGACCCGCGCACAGGTGAAGGCATCACCAAGCCAGGCGACTTCACGGTTGACGAAAAATCGCACCAAGTGTTCTTGACCGAGCAAGGTCACGAAAACGCCGAGCGCATTTTGGCCAGTGCAGGCCTCATTCCTGAAGGCGCCAGTCTTTACGACCCCGCCAACATTGCGCTCATGCACCACCTCACGGCAGCATTGCGCGCCAACCACATCTATCACCGCGATCAGCACTATGTGGTGCAAGAAGGTGAGATCGTGATTGTGGACGAGTTCACGGGCCGTCTGATGACCGGTCGTCGTTGGAGCGATGGCTTGCACCAAGCGGTGGAAGCCAAAGAAGGTGTGGCCATTCAGGCTGAAAACCAAACGATGGCGTCGATCACTTTCCAAAACTATTTCCGTTTGTACGGCAAGTTGGGCGGCATGACCGGAACTGCCGATACGGAAGCCTACGAGTTCCAAGAAATTTACGGTTTGGAAACTGTGGTGGTGCCGCCCAATCGCATCAGCCGCCGCGAAGACCAACTCGATCGCGTTTACAAATCATCGCCCGAAAAATACAACGCTGCCATTGCAGACATCCGTGAATGTTTCGAGCGAGGTCAGCCGGTTTTGGTTGGCACCACGTCCATTGAAAACTCAGAACTCATTTCTGAGATGCTCACCAAAGCCAAGTTGCCACACCAAGTGCTCAATGCCAAGCAGCACGCACGCGAGGCCGACATCGTGGCCCAAGCGGGACGCCCCGGCATGATCACCATTGCCACCAACATGGCGGGCCGCGGTACCGACATTGTGCTGGGCGGCAACATCGAGAAAGCCGTTCAAGAAGTTGAGGCCGATGAGAGTTTGGACGCCCAAGCGCGCCAAGAAAAAATCGCAGCCTTGCGCACCGAATGGTTGACTGTTCACGAGCAAGTTAAATCGCTTGGCGGTTTGCGCATCATTGCCACCGAGCGTCATGAGTCACGCCGCATTGACAATCAATTGCGTGGTCGCTCTGGTCGTCAGGGTGATCCTGGCTCCTCACGCTTCTATCTAAGCTTGGACGATCCGCTGATGCGCATTTTTGCGGGTGACCGTGTGCGCGCCATCATGGACCGTTTGAAAATGCCAGAAGGCGAAGCCATCGAAGCCGGCATGGTCACGCGCAGCATTGAAAGTGCGCAGCGCAAAGTGGAAGCGCGCAACTTTGACATGCGCAAACAATTGCTGGAGTACGACGACGTCTCCAACGATCAGCGCAAGGTGATTTATCAACAGCGCAATGACATATTGGACGCCACCGAAATGGACGCCCAAATCACAGCATTGCGCGAAGGCAGTTTTACCGACTTGGTGCGCCAGTACGTACCCGAAGAAACGGTGGAAGAGCAGTGGGATCTGGCAGGACTTGAGCGTGTGCTCAAAGATGATTGGCAAATTGAGTTGCCATTGCGTGAAACGGTGGCGGCTGCCACGGCCATCACCGATGATGAAATCTTGGACATGGTTTTGGTCGCAGCCAACAACGCCTTCAAAGTCAAGTTGGATGCTGTGGGTGTTGAGAACTTTGTGCCCTTCGAGCGCGTGGTCTTGCTGCAAAGCATTGACACCCATTGGCGCGAACACCTCAGTGCCTTGGATTATTTGCGCCAGGGCATTCACTTGCGTGGTTATGCACAAAAGCAACCCAAGCAAGAATACAAGCGCGAAGCGTTTGAGTTGTTTGGCCAGTTGCTCGACTCCGTGAAAAACGAAGTGACGCGCGTGCTGATGAATGTGCGCATTGAGTCCAGCGAACAAATCGAAGAAGCGGCCCAAGTGATAGAAGAGCGTGCTGAAAACATCAGCAACGTCACGTACACGGCCCCCGATGAGCAAGGTGCACCGCAGACGCAATCTGATTTTCAGAGCACCCTGTTGGCCCCCGTTGGCCGCAATGACCCTTGCCCCTGCGGCAGTGGTAAAAAATACAAGTTCTGCCATGGCAAATTGGCATAA
- a CDS encoding DNA gyrase inhibitor YacG: MSEPLSKPRHVPCPTCGGPSLFSSQNAYRPFCSERCKGIDLGAWANESFRVPEETPPDQENFGDPKLQ; this comes from the coding sequence ATGAGCGAGCCCTTGTCCAAGCCACGCCACGTGCCCTGCCCCACTTGCGGCGGGCCCAGTTTGTTCAGTTCACAAAATGCCTATCGGCCGTTTTGCAGCGAGCGTTGCAAAGGCATTGATTTGGGCGCATGGGCCAATGAAAGCTTCCGCGTGCCCGAAGAAACACCACCCGATCAAGAAAATTTTGGCGATCCCAAGCTGCAGTAA
- a CDS encoding NUDIX domain-containing protein: protein MSNTLTGSAKSLLVADGHVQREGGADRATVDVAVGILINAQDQFLLTSRPPGKVYEGYWEFPGGKLEAGETVAQALTRELHEELGLNIGDVQLWHQQLVDYPHALVRLNFCKVLEWQGELEMREGQNFAWQSLPVQVVPVLPGTIPVLAWLAEERGFAGATHSS, encoded by the coding sequence GTGAGCAACACCTTGACCGGCAGCGCCAAGTCTTTGCTGGTGGCTGATGGCCATGTGCAACGCGAAGGCGGTGCCGACCGTGCCACGGTCGATGTGGCGGTGGGCATTCTCATCAATGCGCAAGATCAGTTTTTGCTCACCTCGCGCCCGCCAGGCAAAGTCTACGAGGGCTACTGGGAATTTCCAGGGGGCAAGTTGGAGGCGGGTGAAACCGTCGCGCAAGCCTTGACGCGCGAGCTGCACGAGGAGTTGGGACTGAACATTGGCGATGTGCAGTTGTGGCATCAGCAATTGGTGGACTATCCCCACGCTTTGGTGCGGCTGAACTTTTGCAAAGTGCTTGAGTGGCAGGGCGAGCTTGAAATGCGTGAAGGACAGAACTTTGCTTGGCAGTCTTTGCCTGTGCAAGTGGTGCCCGTCTTGCCTGGCACGATACCGGTGTTGGCTTGGCTGGCCGAAGAGCGTGGCTTTGCGGGGGCCACACATTCAAGCTGA